One Sporomusaceae bacterium ACPt DNA window includes the following coding sequences:
- the gtfA gene encoding UDP-N-acetylglucosamine--peptide N-acetylglucosaminyltransferase GtfA subunit, whose translation MNVLMISVRADYGGGPEHVFRLMQQIGNDVCLFVACPREYPYWERYCALVGVNNMIEIPHRKFSIASLWGLIRFVVSKEIDLVHSHGKGAGLYSRLISILMSKPCVHTFHGIHVGKYNSITRLIYLAYERLFSYMTNRLIAVSEGEAEIIRDYGICSNKKLKVIPNGVNIPDGVKLPDKKEKRVFHIISVSRFDYQKNSQLAILIMKKLFEYYPMLSVQLDFIGTGEGEKELHRKISEEMPKLPIYFQGAVINPEEYYSRADCYLSTSRWEGMPLAVLEAMAWGLPVIATNVVGNKDIVRHGYNGFLFEVDQPEVAVQQIFTLMSDRALYRQFSEQARNLTTEQFSAAKMAERTYNVYCDVLRYNKVRSS comes from the coding sequence ATGAATGTGCTGATGATCTCCGTGCGTGCGGATTATGGAGGTGGACCTGAACACGTTTTCAGGCTCATGCAGCAGATAGGGAATGATGTTTGCTTATTTGTCGCTTGTCCCCGAGAATATCCGTATTGGGAGCGTTATTGTGCCCTGGTTGGAGTGAACAATATGATCGAAATTCCACATCGTAAGTTTAGTATAGCAAGTTTGTGGGGTTTGATCCGCTTCGTCGTGAGTAAAGAAATTGATCTTGTACACTCACATGGTAAGGGGGCAGGGTTATATAGTCGGCTGATATCCATTTTGATGTCCAAACCTTGTGTGCATACTTTTCACGGAATTCATGTTGGTAAATATAATAGCATTACACGCTTAATTTATTTAGCTTATGAAAGATTATTTTCCTATATGACGAACCGGCTGATTGCAGTGTCTGAGGGTGAGGCGGAGATCATCAGGGATTATGGTATTTGTTCAAATAAAAAACTGAAAGTGATTCCCAATGGAGTCAATATTCCAGATGGCGTTAAGCTGCCAGATAAAAAAGAAAAAAGAGTTTTTCATATCATTTCTGTGAGCCGGTTTGATTATCAAAAAAATTCGCAACTTGCTATTTTGATAATGAAGAAGCTCTTTGAATATTACCCAATGTTGTCTGTCCAATTGGATTTTATTGGAACAGGCGAAGGAGAAAAAGAGTTGCATAGAAAAATTTCTGAAGAAATGCCGAAATTACCTATATATTTTCAGGGGGCAGTAATTAATCCAGAAGAATATTATTCTAGAGCAGACTGTTACTTGTCTACTTCCCGTTGGGAAGGGATGCCATTGGCAGTTCTTGAAGCGATGGCATGGGGTTTACCCGTGATTGCAACAAATGTCGTAGGTAATAAAGATATAGTGCGTCATGGATACAACGGTTTTCTATTTGAAGTCGACCAACCTGAAGTCGCTGTACAACAAATATTTACGCTAATGTCAGACCGTGCTTTATATCGACAGTTCTCAGAGCAAGCGAGAAATTTGACTACCGAACAATTCAGTGCTGCAAAAATGGCAGAACGTACTTATAATGTTTACTGCGATGTTTTAAGATATAACAAAGTAAGGTCTTCTTAG
- a CDS encoding IS66 family transposase ISSwo2, with the protein MVYGAVEAASPKKFGASSEKSKRDDQEQLNLFNEAEAERQPIAVEPDVETISYQRKKGKRGENIKDLPVEVIEYTLPEGEQTCPACGEELHVMSKEVRKELTIVPAKVKVIEHVNYVYGCRNCEKNNIETPIITANAPKALLPKSMVSAELMAYIMSQKFVNAMPLYRQEQEFKRLGVTLSRQNLSNWVIKGVALLEPLLAALKKELLSRDLLHADETTLEVLCEPGRPAQTDSYMWLYRTSGDTDHPVVLYDYQEGRSGQFAKAYLAGFSGYLQTDGWHGYHKVEEAGVTLCGCWAHVRRKFNEALVGPAAKQPDSKEAIGLAYCNKLFDVEKKAEHMTPEERHELRQKEAKPIIEEFYKWIEACWADTLPQSLLGKALTYAQNQKKYLTAYLADGRIEISNNRAERSIKPFVIGRKNWLFCNTPGGAKSSAAVYSIIQTAIENGLNPQAYLEYAFRQIQLQDTLCIEKLLPWAEEIPVSCKMPNKKA; encoded by the coding sequence GTGGTATATGGAGCAGTTGAAGCTGCTTCGCCAAAAAAGTTTGGCGCTTCTTCGGAAAAAAGTAAACGCGATGACCAGGAACAGTTAAACCTCTTCAATGAGGCGGAAGCTGAGCGCCAACCGATTGCTGTGGAGCCGGACGTGGAAACCATCAGTTATCAGCGCAAAAAGGGTAAACGCGGAGAAAACATAAAGGACTTGCCGGTAGAAGTGATTGAATATACTCTGCCAGAAGGTGAACAGACCTGCCCTGCTTGCGGTGAAGAGCTGCATGTTATGAGCAAGGAAGTACGTAAGGAATTGACGATTGTTCCGGCAAAGGTCAAGGTTATCGAGCACGTAAACTATGTATACGGTTGCCGAAATTGCGAGAAAAACAATATAGAGACGCCGATCATCACGGCTAACGCGCCGAAAGCGTTGCTGCCTAAGAGCATGGTATCCGCCGAGCTTATGGCCTATATCATGAGCCAAAAATTCGTCAATGCTATGCCGCTGTATCGGCAGGAGCAGGAATTTAAGCGGCTTGGCGTAACGCTTTCCCGCCAAAACCTGTCCAACTGGGTTATTAAAGGTGTCGCACTTTTGGAGCCTTTGTTAGCAGCCCTAAAAAAAGAGTTGCTTTCAAGGGATCTGTTGCACGCCGATGAAACTACTCTGGAAGTGTTGTGTGAACCCGGCAGACCGGCACAGACAGATTCCTATATGTGGTTATATCGAACGTCCGGGGATACGGATCATCCGGTTGTGCTCTATGACTACCAGGAAGGGCGCAGCGGGCAATTTGCCAAGGCGTACCTTGCTGGGTTTTCCGGCTATCTTCAGACCGATGGTTGGCATGGGTATCACAAGGTAGAAGAAGCCGGTGTAACCTTGTGCGGCTGTTGGGCACATGTTCGGAGAAAATTCAATGAAGCCTTGGTCGGCCCTGCGGCTAAACAGCCGGATAGTAAAGAAGCGATAGGTCTTGCCTATTGCAATAAGCTTTTCGACGTTGAAAAAAAGGCCGAGCACATGACGCCGGAAGAACGGCATGAACTAAGGCAAAAAGAAGCTAAACCAATTATCGAAGAGTTTTATAAATGGATAGAAGCTTGTTGGGCTGATACCTTGCCGCAAAGTCTACTGGGCAAGGCGCTTACCTATGCCCAAAATCAGAAAAAGTATCTGACAGCCTATTTGGCCGATGGCCGCATCGAAATATCGAATAATCGTGCGGAGCGATCTATCAAGCCTTTTGTGATTGGACGAAAAAACTGGCTGTTTTGCAATACGCCTGGTGGCGCAAAATCGTCCGCCGCTGTTTACAGCATAATCCAAACGGCCATAGAAAACGGATTAAATCCGCAAGCCTATCTGGAATATGCCTTTAGGCAAATCCAACTGCAGGATACGCTCTGTATTGAAAAACTACTTCCGTGGGCTGAAGAAATTCCTGTAAGCTGTAAAATGCCTAATAAAAAAGCATAA
- the wcaJ gene encoding UDP-glucose:undecaprenyl-phosphate glucose-1-phosphate transferase, with product MNDLAVRIKENPTLKVPVQAKIGRWLSPVLLFIVDYFTVVAALWSAYYVREDFLVFLYPQILPYHIPQHYINYVLPTIFLGFIAFEKMYTRRTPLWKSIASIFRVCTFSMIVVMGVFFFTGDIKEISRILVVLCWLFSFIYLVLARYMTKRMLTLVGLWQKPVLIIGAGKTAELLAETFDSDMNMGYNIIGLIEDHMKACPLTKKFPVLGKFSQIEEVVRMTGVRDVVIATPGLKREAMMDIVYRVQPLVDNIAVVPNLFGLPLGNLDAEGLLQQKAVILYVTNNLNRPYNRIFKYCFDMILTICGTIIAFPILVIIALAIYIDSPGPVIFAHKRVGANGKIFPCYKFRTMVVNAAEVLEQYLTSNPDARQEWEENFKLKNDPRVTRIGKWLRKTSLDELPQIINVLRGEMSLVGPRPIIEQEIGKYGEFINDYYLVRPGITGYWQVSGRSDVDYDERVQMDSWYVRSWSVWLDLVILARTVKIVFSCKGAY from the coding sequence ATGAACGACCTGGCTGTTAGAATAAAAGAAAATCCAACATTAAAAGTGCCTGTGCAGGCCAAAATTGGGCGATGGCTATCGCCTGTGCTTTTGTTCATTGTAGACTATTTTACGGTCGTTGCCGCCTTATGGAGTGCATACTATGTACGTGAAGATTTTCTAGTTTTTCTATATCCGCAAATCTTGCCGTACCATATTCCGCAGCATTACATCAACTATGTTCTCCCAACCATTTTTCTTGGATTTATTGCCTTTGAAAAGATGTATACACGCAGGACGCCTTTATGGAAGAGTATTGCGTCTATTTTTCGAGTGTGCACTTTTTCCATGATTGTGGTAATGGGAGTTTTCTTTTTTACAGGGGATATCAAGGAGATCTCCCGTATCTTGGTTGTATTGTGCTGGCTATTTTCATTTATCTATTTGGTCTTGGCAAGATATATGACAAAAAGAATGTTAACACTTGTCGGTCTATGGCAGAAGCCGGTTCTTATCATCGGAGCCGGAAAGACTGCTGAACTTTTAGCCGAAACGTTTGACAGCGACATGAATATGGGTTATAACATTATTGGGTTGATTGAAGACCATATGAAGGCTTGTCCTTTGACAAAGAAATTTCCTGTATTGGGGAAGTTTTCTCAAATTGAAGAGGTTGTCCGGATGACCGGAGTGAGAGATGTCGTCATCGCAACGCCCGGCTTAAAACGTGAAGCCATGATGGACATCGTGTATCGTGTTCAGCCGCTTGTTGACAATATTGCCGTTGTACCTAACTTATTTGGTTTGCCTCTCGGCAATCTCGATGCAGAAGGACTTTTACAACAAAAGGCTGTAATCCTTTATGTAACCAATAACTTAAATCGGCCATACAATCGCATTTTTAAATATTGCTTTGATATGATTTTGACGATATGTGGGACAATCATTGCGTTTCCTATATTAGTTATTATTGCGCTGGCGATTTATATTGACTCGCCTGGGCCGGTTATTTTTGCTCATAAACGCGTGGGTGCAAATGGGAAAATTTTTCCGTGCTATAAATTTCGCACCATGGTAGTCAATGCCGCGGAGGTTTTGGAACAATATTTAACGTCTAATCCAGATGCCAGACAGGAATGGGAGGAAAATTTCAAGCTAAAAAATGACCCAAGAGTGACAAGAATAGGCAAATGGCTGCGAAAGACTAGCCTTGATGAACTGCCGCAAATTATAAACGTCCTGCGCGGAGAAATGAGCCTGGTCGGTCCAAGACCGATCATTGAACAGGAAATCGGCAAATATGGGGAATTCATCAATGATTACTACCTTGTCCGCCCGGGGATAACCGGCTACTGGCAGGTCAGCGGCAGAAGTGATGTTGACTATGATGAGAGGGTCCAAATGGATTCCTGGTATGTCAGGAGCTGGTCTGTTTGGCTGGATCTTGTAATTTTGGCCAGGACGGTAAAAATAGTATTTTCTTGTAAAGGAGCGTATTGA
- a CDS encoding IS30 family transposase ISTki1, which translates to MEVQEQCTTSARSFEHLSEYEHGMIKALLDEKRSIRYIARQLGRHPSTILREIRRGTVKQLRSDLTEFKAYYPETGQAIYKRNRSACVKPFKVAEAANFLEFAENKMIEEKWSPDAIVGYCRHHQEWQQQIILSTKTLYNYIDQGLLRVRNIDLPLKVRRRPNKRTAKQCKRVRGTSIDERPEEINIREEFGHWEIDTITGKRSGDGVLLTMTERKTRAEIIIPLAAKTGWICRRV; encoded by the coding sequence ATGGAAGTCCAAGAACAGTGTACCACATCTGCACGGTCTTTTGAACACCTTAGTGAATATGAGCACGGAATGATCAAAGCACTTTTGGATGAGAAGCGTTCAATACGCTATATAGCACGGCAGCTTGGCCGCCATCCGAGTACGATTTTACGCGAAATTAGGCGAGGTACAGTTAAGCAACTGCGCTCCGACCTGACTGAATTTAAAGCATACTACCCCGAAACGGGACAGGCAATATACAAAAGAAACCGCTCAGCCTGTGTTAAGCCATTTAAAGTTGCTGAAGCAGCTAATTTTTTGGAGTTTGCCGAAAACAAGATGATTGAAGAAAAATGGTCTCCTGACGCCATCGTTGGCTATTGCCGGCATCACCAAGAGTGGCAACAGCAAATCATTTTATCCACTAAAACCCTTTATAACTATATCGATCAAGGGCTACTGCGCGTACGCAACATCGATTTGCCTCTCAAAGTTCGTCGCAGGCCAAACAAACGAACCGCCAAACAGTGCAAACGTGTCCGCGGAACAAGCATTGACGAACGGCCGGAGGAAATCAATATTCGCGAGGAATTTGGGCATTGGGAAATCGACACGATCACGGGCAAACGCTCTGGCGACGGAGTACTACTCACAATGACCGAGCGTAAAACACGGGCGGAGATTATTATCCCCCTTGCCGCTAAAACAGGTTGGATTTGCCGCAGAGTTTAA
- the tagG gene encoding Teichoic acid translocation permease protein TagG, producing MQSLFNLFHDLWKSKYLILNLARNDFKTRYAGSYLGIFWAFVQPVMTILVLWFVFEIGFRTAKVQDVPFILWLSCGLIPWFYFADAWSNATNSFVEYSYLVKKVVFKISSLPFIKIISSLFIHLFFVVFLLVLFISYGYSPGLIAIQLLYFIFCTFTLVVSLSLLTASIIPFFKDLAQILNIVLQFGMWMTPIMWNYTMVPEKYRWLFSLNPMFYIVQGYRDTLINKVYILQNVENTLYFWGITSVFFLVGTWTFKKLNSHFADVL from the coding sequence ATGCAATCTTTATTTAATTTGTTTCATGACTTATGGAAGTCAAAATATTTAATTCTTAATCTAGCAAGAAATGATTTTAAAACTCGGTACGCAGGATCATATTTGGGGATATTTTGGGCATTTGTGCAACCTGTTATGACTATTCTAGTTCTTTGGTTTGTTTTTGAAATTGGATTCCGAACAGCAAAGGTGCAAGATGTTCCTTTTATACTTTGGTTGTCTTGTGGACTTATACCATGGTTCTATTTTGCAGATGCGTGGTCAAATGCCACAAATAGTTTTGTAGAGTACAGTTACTTAGTTAAAAAGGTTGTATTTAAAATTAGTTCGTTACCATTTATCAAAATTATTTCTTCTTTATTTATTCATCTGTTTTTTGTAGTTTTTCTGCTCGTGCTGTTTATATCCTATGGATATTCACCTGGACTTATCGCTATACAGTTACTTTACTTTATTTTCTGTACCTTTACTCTAGTTGTTTCGTTAAGCTTGTTAACAGCGTCGATTATTCCCTTTTTTAAAGATTTGGCTCAAATCTTAAATATCGTTCTTCAGTTTGGTATGTGGATGACTCCTATTATGTGGAACTATACGATGGTACCAGAGAAATATCGATGGCTCTTTTCTCTAAATCCTATGTTCTATATTGTGCAAGGGTATCGTGATACATTAATTAATAAAGTGTATATATTACAGAATGTAGAAAACACTCTTTATTTTTGGGGTATAACGAGTGTTTTCTTCTTAGTCGGTACGTGGACCTTTAAAAAACTCAACTCACATTTTGCCGATGTTTTATAA
- the gmd gene encoding GDP-mannose 4,6-dehydratase — MTTKRALITGVTGQDGAYLSEFLLEKGYEVHGIKRRASQFNTDRIDHLYKDRHEEDVRFFLHYGDMTDSTNLIRIIQDVQPDEIYNLAAQSHVQVSFETPEYTANADAIGTLRILEAIRILGLEKKTRFYQASTSELYGKVQEIPQKETTPFYPRSPYAAAKLYAYWITVNYREAYGIYGCNGILFNHESPLRGETFVTRKITRAVARIKLGLQKRLYLGNLDAKRDWGFAKDYVEAMWLILQQNEPDDYVIGTGETHSVRSFVELAFKEVGINIEWQGSGVNEKGIDSTTGKVLVEVDSRYFRPTEVDLLWSDPTKAMTKLGWKPKTTLKDLCSMMVKDDLKIAQKDMLCAKNGYDVPNFHE; from the coding sequence ATGACTACAAAACGTGCTTTAATTACAGGAGTAACTGGGCAAGATGGCGCTTATCTATCAGAATTTCTCCTAGAAAAAGGGTACGAAGTACATGGTATTAAGCGACGTGCATCGCAGTTCAATACAGATCGAATTGATCACCTTTATAAAGATCGACATGAGGAAGACGTACGGTTCTTTTTGCACTATGGCGACATGACTGATTCTACTAATTTAATCCGAATTATCCAAGATGTACAGCCAGATGAAATTTATAATCTCGCTGCGCAAAGTCATGTCCAGGTATCTTTTGAAACCCCGGAATATACAGCAAATGCGGACGCTATAGGTACGTTACGTATTTTGGAAGCAATTAGAATATTAGGTCTGGAGAAAAAGACCAGGTTTTACCAGGCATCAACCAGCGAGCTATACGGTAAAGTACAGGAGATACCTCAAAAAGAAACGACACCATTTTATCCACGAAGCCCATACGCTGCCGCCAAATTATATGCCTATTGGATAACAGTGAATTATCGGGAAGCTTATGGTATATACGGCTGTAATGGTATTCTGTTTAATCACGAATCACCTTTAAGAGGTGAAACATTTGTAACGCGAAAAATAACCCGTGCTGTTGCTCGTATTAAACTAGGGCTTCAGAAGAGGTTATATTTGGGAAACTTAGATGCGAAGCGGGACTGGGGATTTGCCAAGGATTACGTTGAAGCCATGTGGCTTATTCTTCAGCAGAACGAACCGGATGATTATGTTATTGGAACTGGAGAGACACATTCGGTCAGATCATTTGTTGAATTAGCTTTCAAGGAAGTTGGAATTAACATTGAATGGCAAGGATCCGGCGTCAATGAAAAGGGGATTGATTCGACAACTGGTAAAGTATTAGTGGAAGTTGATTCACGTTATTTCCGACCAACTGAAGTGGACTTGCTGTGGTCTGACCCCACGAAGGCAATGACCAAACTTGGTTGGAAACCGAAGACTACATTGAAAGATTTATGCTCTATGATGGTTAAGGATGATCTGAAAATCGCACAAAAAGATATGTTATGCGCCAAAAACGGCTATGACGTACCGAATTTTCACGAGTGA
- the btuD_5 gene encoding Vitamin B12 import ATP-binding protein BtuD, which yields MSNDIAIRVENLSKVYKLYNHPTDRLKEALHPFNKKYHHDFYALKDVSFEVKRGETVGVIGKNGSGKSTLLKIITGVLTPSSGTVNVKGRVSALLELGAGFNPEYTGMENIFLQGFIMGYTREEMEQKVEAILTFADIGDFIYQPVKSYSSGMFVRLAFSVATIVDPDVLIIDEALAVGDVFFRQKCFDRLETLKQNNTSVLLVTHATHEVRQFCQRALFLDHGQALFWGNADEAVQRYYFSEHQQSSSKKVNQIGSNKEETKRTGKQQKAPKENSFSNQKVQWPIAQEAFFNIVSSPDTIGDGAICTTVGLCNSQGDPCRMFVQGDIGVFFYEFELQRDVEVPIGGILLFNEKNILIHGKNSMQFDTEAPKNLKAGTKIRFRQAIKFDLASGEYTFSIGLASIEEEAFQQRSQMHSALLEQYRTNLCYVRNIGTFSIAISLGVGITEIPFHGICDLPGEVCIEVQAHRFWA from the coding sequence ATGAGTAATGATATTGCAATACGGGTTGAAAATCTTTCGAAGGTTTATAAATTATATAATCATCCTACTGATCGTCTAAAAGAAGCACTTCACCCCTTTAACAAGAAGTACCATCATGATTTTTATGCACTTAAAGACGTTAGTTTTGAGGTTAAACGTGGGGAGACGGTAGGCGTTATTGGTAAAAACGGCTCCGGCAAATCAACGTTACTGAAAATAATTACTGGTGTTCTGACTCCTTCTTCAGGAACTGTGAATGTTAAAGGGAGAGTATCAGCCCTATTAGAATTAGGGGCGGGGTTCAATCCAGAATACACTGGAATGGAAAATATTTTTCTCCAAGGATTCATCATGGGATATACTCGCGAGGAAATGGAACAAAAAGTGGAAGCGATTCTTACTTTTGCTGATATCGGTGATTTTATTTATCAGCCAGTGAAAAGCTATTCAAGTGGTATGTTTGTAAGATTAGCGTTTTCCGTAGCAACCATTGTGGATCCTGATGTATTAATAATTGATGAAGCATTAGCGGTGGGGGACGTATTCTTTCGGCAAAAATGCTTTGATCGACTTGAAACCCTTAAGCAAAATAATACTTCTGTGCTTTTAGTTACTCATGCAACGCATGAAGTTAGACAGTTTTGTCAGAGAGCTCTGTTCCTGGATCATGGACAAGCTTTGTTTTGGGGAAATGCCGACGAAGCAGTACAGCGTTATTACTTTTCAGAACACCAGCAAAGTAGCTCAAAAAAAGTAAATCAAATTGGTTCAAATAAAGAAGAAACAAAAAGAACTGGGAAGCAACAGAAAGCTCCGAAAGAAAATAGTTTCTCTAATCAAAAGGTACAATGGCCTATAGCTCAGGAAGCTTTTTTTAATATTGTTTCATCACCTGATACCATCGGTGATGGAGCTATTTGTACTACAGTAGGATTATGTAATAGCCAGGGAGACCCCTGCCGCATGTTTGTACAAGGTGATATCGGAGTGTTTTTTTATGAGTTTGAGCTCCAACGGGACGTTGAAGTTCCGATTGGAGGGATCTTACTCTTTAATGAAAAAAACATCCTAATTCATGGGAAAAATAGTATGCAATTTGACACGGAAGCACCTAAAAATTTAAAGGCAGGGACAAAGATTCGCTTTCGACAGGCCATTAAATTTGATCTAGCGAGTGGGGAATATACTTTTTCGATAGGATTAGCAAGTATCGAAGAGGAAGCATTTCAACAAAGGAGCCAAATGCATAGTGCATTGTTAGAACAATATCGAACTAATTTATGTTATGTAAGGAATATTGGAACTTTTTCCATTGCGATTAGTTTAGGCGTGGGTATTACCGAAATACCGTTTCATGGGATATGCGATTTACCTGGAGAAGTTTGTATTGAAGTTCAAGCACATAGGTTTTGGGCTTGA
- the fcl gene encoding GDP-L-fucose synthase: protein MQKDAKIYVAGHRGLVGSAIVRKLQSEGYTNLLLRTSTELNLTNQAAVQKFFSEEKPDYVFMAAARVGGILANNSYPADFIYDNLMIEANVINASYQSNVKKLLFLGSSCIYPKLATQPLKEDYLLTGSLEPTNEWYAIAKIAGIKLCQAFRRQYGCSYISVMPTNLYGPNDNFDLETSHVLPALLRKFHEAKINGQSNVTVWGTGTPVREFLYVDDLADACLFLMQHYSEEGIVNIGTGVGLTIRELAQKIKMVVGFEGELLFDVTKPDGTPIKINDVSLLRSLGWEAKTDLDSGLRLTYEWYKNQYK from the coding sequence ATGCAAAAAGATGCCAAAATTTACGTAGCTGGACATAGGGGACTTGTTGGTTCGGCTATCGTGCGGAAACTGCAAAGTGAAGGCTATACCAATCTTTTACTTCGTACCAGTACTGAACTAAATCTTACTAATCAGGCAGCTGTTCAGAAATTCTTCTCAGAAGAAAAACCAGATTATGTTTTTATGGCCGCTGCGAGAGTAGGGGGAATATTGGCCAATAACTCATATCCGGCTGATTTCATTTATGATAACTTGATGATCGAAGCCAATGTGATAAATGCATCTTATCAATCAAATGTGAAAAAGCTTTTATTTTTAGGGAGTTCCTGTATATACCCCAAATTGGCTACGCAGCCGCTTAAAGAAGACTATTTACTCACAGGCTCTCTGGAGCCAACAAATGAATGGTATGCAATCGCTAAAATAGCTGGTATCAAACTTTGTCAGGCATTCAGACGACAATATGGATGCAGTTACATCAGTGTCATGCCTACTAATCTTTATGGACCTAATGATAATTTTGATTTAGAAACGTCGCATGTATTGCCAGCTCTTTTGCGTAAGTTTCACGAGGCAAAAATAAATGGACAATCTAATGTTACTGTGTGGGGAACAGGAACACCAGTACGAGAATTTTTATATGTGGATGATTTAGCTGATGCTTGCTTATTCTTAATGCAACATTATAGCGAGGAAGGTATTGTAAACATTGGCACCGGTGTTGGGCTGACCATTCGGGAATTGGCACAAAAAATTAAAATGGTTGTTGGGTTTGAAGGCGAGTTGCTATTTGATGTCACTAAACCAGATGGAACTCCAATCAAGATTAATGACGTTTCATTATTGCGTAGTCTAGGTTGGGAGGCTAAAACTGATCTTGATAGTGGCCTCAGGTTAACTTATGAATGGTATAAAAATCAATACAAGTAA
- the mshA_2 gene encoding D-inositol-3-phosphate glycosyltransferase yields MKIAIFSTPDSGGAGKAALRLHNGLNQIGEDSTLFVKWKTVNNNTIVQLQSPEINNRIFEKCVLDQFMSNVYDGNTMCSAMYPSIGFNYLKRIEDFDIVNLHWISTFISLESIEKIRKMGKPIVWTLHDQNPMTGACHYTHGCQKYKEECSNCVQLKSNKYNIAQTILKAKLKYLPKDIVIVTPSRWLADCAKQSAVFRNHRIEVIPNSLETDIYRPIDKKRAKSNLGFSASTRVILFGAQDLKERRKGFVELVDIVKHIRENEFISGLIRRNELNIVTFGHCSPLLDSMRIPYKSLGYIDDEQLLRTIYSAADVLALPSLEDNLPNLMLESLACGTPVVAFAVGGMLDIIQDRKNGFLVPIKDTKVFAERISETLNGCSMEAYCRSFAEENFRLEVQAKRYRQLFQELFDQIKSTAVQVTEVPPLYPEIASAMATVICEASTALQVELDGAEIEQNRLREENRQLQAKVNQLQNEIVRLEAERTPIGILCDRMWKKLRNVITI; encoded by the coding sequence TTGAAAATCGCTATTTTCAGCACTCCTGATAGCGGTGGTGCCGGTAAAGCTGCATTACGACTTCATAACGGTTTAAATCAAATTGGTGAAGATAGTACGTTATTTGTTAAGTGGAAAACAGTTAATAACAATACAATTGTACAATTACAGTCACCAGAAATAAATAACCGAATATTTGAGAAATGTGTTTTAGACCAATTTATGAGCAATGTTTACGATGGAAATACTATGTGTTCGGCGATGTATCCTAGCATTGGATTTAACTATTTAAAGCGGATAGAGGATTTCGATATTGTAAATTTGCATTGGATTTCTACGTTTATATCTCTTGAGTCTATAGAAAAAATTCGTAAAATGGGAAAGCCGATAGTGTGGACGTTACATGATCAGAATCCCATGACAGGAGCATGCCACTATACACATGGATGTCAAAAGTATAAAGAAGAATGCTCGAACTGTGTACAACTAAAAAGTAATAAATATAATATTGCCCAAACGATACTGAAAGCTAAACTAAAGTATTTGCCAAAGGATATTGTGATTGTTACGCCTAGCAGATGGCTGGCTGATTGTGCGAAGCAAAGTGCAGTATTTCGAAATCACCGTATTGAAGTGATTCCAAACTCACTGGAAACGGATATTTATAGACCTATTGATAAAAAAAGAGCAAAATCTAACTTGGGCTTTTCAGCTTCTACCAGAGTTATCCTTTTTGGAGCGCAAGATCTCAAAGAAAGACGCAAAGGGTTTGTCGAACTAGTTGATATTGTAAAGCACATAAGAGAAAATGAATTTATCAGCGGGCTTATTCGTAGAAATGAATTGAACATTGTTACGTTCGGTCATTGTTCACCCTTATTAGATAGTATGAGAATTCCGTATAAATCATTAGGGTATATAGATGATGAACAATTATTGAGGACCATATATTCGGCAGCGGATGTTCTGGCGCTACCATCGCTTGAAGACAACTTGCCTAATCTTATGTTGGAAAGTTTAGCGTGTGGAACGCCAGTAGTGGCTTTTGCAGTCGGAGGAATGCTTGACATAATACAGGATAGGAAAAATGGGTTCCTTGTCCCTATAAAAGATACGAAAGTCTTCGCCGAGCGTATCTCCGAAACTCTTAACGGGTGTTCCATGGAAGCATACTGTAGGAGTTTTGCCGAAGAAAATTTCCGTTTGGAAGTTCAGGCCAAAAGATATAGGCAACTATTTCAGGAATTATTCGATCAGATAAAATCAACAGCAGTGCAAGTAACAGAGGTACCTCCTTTATATCCTGAGATAGCAAGTGCAATGGCAACGGTTATTTGTGAAGCATCTACAGCGCTGCAAGTAGAGCTGGATGGTGCAGAAATTGAACAAAATAGACTTAGGGAAGAAAACAGACAGCTTCAAGCCAAGGTAAACCAGCTTCAGAACGAGATAGTCCGGCTTGAAGCTGAAAGAACTCCCATAGGGATTTTGTGTGACAGAATGTGGAAGAAATTGCGAAATGTTATAACAATTTAG